The following proteins are co-located in the Fusobacteria bacterium ZRK30 genome:
- a CDS encoding VacJ family lipoprotein has translation MKKILILMTLIFMGCSNIKVEDDISYNRGGRIEVTEKPKLHLNDGESNIMDAYDPFEPLNRRIYYFNYQFDNWVALPVSNSYKFFLPQTIRTGVGNFFSNLYEPISVINGVLILDYKTVFTGIGRFFINTTVGVVGLFDVATLVKIPEHKVTLNDTLALYGVKGGPYLILPFLGPSDLRNASSLLTTFVLRAPLDPINVYGGSDTLWKDLTVKGLEAVDVRSEVDFRYYSLGTPFEYEYVRLLYLRSMEIRKSNIKKN, from the coding sequence ATGAAAAAAATACTTATTTTAATGACTTTAATTTTTATGGGTTGCAGCAATATAAAAGTAGAGGATGACATTTCTTATAATAGAGGAGGGAGAATAGAGGTAACAGAGAAACCTAAACTTCATTTAAATGATGGTGAATCTAATATCATGGATGCATACGATCCATTTGAACCACTAAATAGAAGAATATATTATTTTAACTATCAATTCGATAATTGGGTAGCCTTACCGGTCTCTAATTCATATAAATTTTTCCTGCCACAAACTATCAGAACCGGTGTAGGTAATTTTTTTAGCAATTTATATGAACCTATCAGTGTAATAAACGGAGTATTAATTTTAGATTATAAAACTGTATTTACGGGGATAGGCAGATTTTTTATAAATACTACAGTAGGTGTTGTGGGTTTATTTGATGTAGCAACCCTTGTAAAAATACCTGAACATAAAGTTACTTTAAACGATACTCTGGCCCTTTATGGAGTAAAGGGTGGTCCATATTTAATACTCCCATTTTTAGGCCCCAGCGATCTTAGAAATGCCAGTTCCTTGTTGACAACCTTTGTTTTAAGGGCACCTCTCGATCCTATCAATGTTTATGGCGGTTCCGATACTTTATGGAAAGACCTAACCGTAAAAGGATTAGAGGCAGTTGATGTTAGGAGTGAAGTTGACTTTAGATATTACAGCTTGGGAACTCCATTTGAATATGAATATGTCAGACTCCTTTATTTAAGATCTATGGAGATTAGAAAGTCGAACATTAAAAAAAATTAA
- a CDS encoding serine/threonine protein kinase, translating into MKKIILIYMIISLWSYGYDYPYKDPYLATVLATPTKDMAPFKNTSFKEIKLNLKNEKAPPNLWYLDGFRFGLMAQDREAPLIFLLAGTGSKYNSPKMLTMSRILYQNGFSVIMLPTSFDYNFVISASETHAPGFLEKDSNEIYDIMSLALNKVKDKIQYKETYVTGYSLGGTVALAVGEIDSRKKHFNFKRIMSVNPTVNLYESAKILDHLLDDNIRTEEELDQLLQRIILGIMQYSQDNGKMKIDEAAIYALFKELNMNDEELKILIGIAFRFIAIDINYISDLMTKSGVYTDPDKKLTKFQSMSEYYSAVNYSNFQNYIDRIGFKTYKKLDKSLTMEEMIENSSLKSIESYLKGAENIAVVTNEDELILTPDNLEYLKETMGSRIKVYPYGGHCGNMFYRENVTSMIHYLKRGELK; encoded by the coding sequence ATGAAAAAAATAATATTGATATATATGATTATAAGTTTGTGGAGTTATGGATATGATTACCCATATAAAGATCCATATTTAGCAACAGTTTTAGCCACTCCTACTAAAGATATGGCACCATTTAAAAACACAAGTTTTAAGGAGATAAAGTTAAACTTAAAGAATGAAAAAGCACCGCCTAATCTATGGTATTTAGATGGATTTAGATTTGGATTGATGGCTCAAGATCGTGAAGCTCCCCTGATATTTTTATTGGCTGGAACAGGGTCTAAATATAATTCTCCTAAGATGCTGACTATGAGCAGGATCCTATATCAAAATGGATTTAGTGTTATTATGCTCCCTACCAGCTTTGATTATAACTTTGTTATTTCTGCTTCCGAAACTCATGCACCTGGGTTTTTAGAAAAAGACAGCAATGAGATATACGATATCATGAGCTTAGCACTGAATAAAGTAAAAGATAAAATTCAGTACAAAGAAACCTATGTTACCGGATACAGCCTTGGAGGAACTGTTGCACTTGCAGTAGGAGAGATAGACAGCCGAAAAAAGCATTTCAACTTTAAGAGAATTATGTCTGTCAACCCCACGGTAAATTTATATGAATCTGCTAAAATTTTAGATCATCTGTTGGATGACAATATAAGAACCGAAGAAGAATTAGATCAATTATTACAAAGGATAATCTTAGGTATAATGCAATACAGTCAGGATAATGGAAAGATGAAGATAGATGAGGCGGCCATTTATGCCCTCTTTAAAGAATTAAATATGAATGATGAAGAGTTAAAGATTCTTATAGGAATTGCATTTAGATTTATAGCAATAGATATCAACTATATCAGTGATCTTATGACTAAAAGCGGGGTATACACAGATCCTGATAAAAAATTAACTAAATTTCAGAGTATGAGTGAATATTACAGCGCTGTTAATTACAGTAACTTTCAAAATTATATAGATAGAATTGGATTTAAAACATATAAAAAACTGGATAAATCCCTTACTATGGAGGAAATGATAGAGAACAGCAGTCTAAAATCTATAGAAAGTTATCTAAAAGGTGCTGAAAATATTGCAGTAGTTACCAATGAAGATGAATTGATATTGACTCCAGACAATCTAGAATATTTAAAGGAGACAATGGGAAGCAGGATAAAAGTTTATCCCTATGGAGGACACTGTGGAAATATGTTCTATAGGGAGAATGTGACTTCTATGATTCACTACCTTAAAAGAGGTGAGTTAAAATGA